From the genome of Treponema denticola:
AAAAAACAATGGATGAGGCTACAGCAAAAAATCTTTTAAGAGATATTTTCGGATCGACCCGGCAAAGAAATGTTACTATAGATCTTATCCAAAAAACCGTTGCCGATTATTTTAGTATTTCAATTTCGGACATTAAAAGTAAAAAAAGAACCAAGAGCTTTTCTTTCCCAAGGCAAATTGCAATGTTCATTTGCAGGGAAATGACCGAGTGTTCTACCACCGAGCTGGGTAACGATTTCGGCGGAAGGGATCATACTACTATTTTGCACGGCTGTAACAAGATTGAAGAGCAAATTGCGGCCGACCCAAGTCTCGAAACAATTATCCATGAACTTCAAAACAAGATCAAAGAAACCACAAATAAATAGACGTTAATGCAATAATTAGTGTAAATTGTTTGTGGTTGACATTTAATTCTATCTTTTGTATAGTTTTTATAATGCTTTAACAAAGGAGCTGATTAATGAAAAAAAAATTGTCATTAATTTTTTTTAGCCTGTTTCTTATTTGTTATTTATCGTCACAAGATTACTATACGGACGATTTTAAGGATTTTACCTTTGAAATGCCTGACGAATGGGAAATTATGGACTATAAGGGTTTAAAATATAAGGTAATATATGGAGCTTCCGTAAATGGTTATAACCAAACAATGATTTTTATCTCTCAAGAAGGACAGGGAACAATTGAAGAAGCAGTTAATAATTACATAGAAGAACTCCAAACAAGTAGACCCGATTATAAACTATTAAAATCAGAATCATTCGAAAATAATTATAAATTAGAAGCTAAAAAATTGGTGATAGAGATACCGGAAGAAAAACTTAATCTAAAACAATATTTTTATTTGTTTAAGCATAATGATATGCTGTTTATATGCTCCGCCCTGCTGACTCAGGAAGCCGCTGCTGAAACCGAAGAGGTTCTGGATGCAGCTATGAAGACATTTCAAATAATAGATAAAGAAGAATAATTTAGTTTTTATATCATGGGGAAAAAAACAAATAGAGCTAAACTTTTTTTTATTCTTTTTATAATCATTCTTTGGATAATTGCAATTTTAAAACTATATCCGATAATAAAAGAAGCTAAAGAAGGAAAATCAGGCTCAAGTAAGCACGATGTAACCGTAAAAGCAAAACCGAAAAAGGAAAACACAAAAGAGGAATTTTTTTTTAGAAAATATGCTGAAAGTTTATACTCGGAATATTATGATATCTCGGATGTTTCAGTTTATGATTATATACCCGATGATGAAAATTATAATTCAAATGAAAAATTCTATTTTGTTGTAATAGAAAAAAAATTAAAATTCAATTCGGTTTATCAGCTTCCTTTTGTTGCCGGAATGAAAAAGGCTGTTGAATATTTTAAAAACAATAAAAAAGCTTTAAATCAATACAACAAAAAAACTACGGATTTAAAAAAATATATCGGCAAAAAACAAATTGAAAACAATATTTTTAAAATAACATTTACGGAAAAAGATAGTTTTGAAAACATAAAAATTGAAATAGCAACATATCATACAAAAATAGACGCTTTTTCGTTAAAACCTCCTGAATCCGATGTGCTTATGCAAAACGGGTTTGATTTTATAAAATATCATGTTAATACAAATTCAAAAAAAGTTGATTATAATAATGCGGCTGCCGTCGGCTATGCGAATAGGTACACATCCAATCCCTTAAATATGTCGAGTGATATGTCTGTTTGGAATCCTGAGTACAAGACCTACGAAAATGATTGCGCAAACTATGTTTCTCAGTGTATCTATGCCGGAGGTATTTCTACAACGGAGGCTTGGTATCCTGAAAGTCTGATTTGGATTAGGACAGGAAGCCCGAGATATGATAATAGCGGCGTAACAACCTATATGCAAAACAAAAAATTATTTTATACAACAAATTACTCTGCCGTAAGTGAGGGAGGTTTTATCTGCCTTACAAAAGAATCCCATGTTGTTTTTATCGTATCCAATGACAGTATCACCATATTGTTTAACGGCCATACAAATGACCGCAAAATGGTTTCCTTCCCTCACCTAAACGAGTCTGAAGCAATTTATTTAACCTCGAATAATTAGCTTGAAGGCTTTATGTCATCTCTTAAAAACCTTGTTCTAATAATATAGAAGAGGTTTAACCAAGAAATTAATTTTTATGTTCTTTTATAGGAAGAATTTTAATATATCTTATCAGGTCATTATCCATTTCGTGGATTATGAATTTATATTCTCCTATGTCGGCTTCTAAACCGAGGTGAGGTGAGCGTCCCTGTTGTTTAAGATAGTTAAACAAATAACCTGCAACCGTGTTTCCGTATGCCTCATCAAAATCCGAGTCCAACCTGTGATTGATCTCGTGGATACTGGTGCCGCCGTTTACGATATAATCGCATTCGTTTCCTGTCCCGTACTCTCCGCCCTCATTTAGGTATTTTTTTACGGCAAACAAAATTGCGATAGCGACAACCCCCAATAGAGCATCAACCATACTGCCGTGATCGGCAATAATTTTCCGCGCAATGGTATAAAGCACAACTTCAAGAGCACTCCCCGGTGTATGTTTTATAAGCATGTTTACAAATTCAAGACCGATTACAAGAGAAAATATTAATGACAGGAATTCGGAGAATGAAGGAATCTTGTTACTATAAATAAAGGCATAAACCATTTCTTTTAAGTCAAAGAAAATTTCGATAGAAAGAATTAAAATGCCGATAAGCATTGCAAAGGATAGGACAATCTCTATCCTTCCTGCAAATCTTGCCGCACTTCTCCTTAAATTTTGTTGATGAAAAAAAGCTTTAATCTTTTGCATAATAACTCTCTCTTATTTTTTCGAATCCGTTCAAAAGTATACCTAAAAGATTTTTTTTTGTCAATATTTTTATCTTTGGCTTATTTTTAACTATAAAACACAGGCCTTGAATTTTTATTTTCATTATGCTAAACTCATATTGCCGGGGTGCTTTTACAAGCTGAGAACATACCCGCAAAGGGCTGTCCGCACGGATGCCCTATTACCTGATCCGGATAATACCGGCGGAGGGAGCATATGAAAAATCATTTACGCTCTATTTTAATTTTCTCTTTTTTAATTATCGGTTGTGCCGCTCTTTTTGCAGGCGGTGCAAAAGAATCTGACGGAACAAAGGTTGTAGTTTACACAACAAAATCCTTTGCTGCCGACTACGGCCCCGGACCGAAAATTGCCGAGCTCTTTAAGGCAAAAACGGGCAAGGAAGTTGAGTACGTTATCTGCAAAGAAGGCGTTTTAAACAGGGTCATATTGGAAGGCAAGGCTTCTACAGCGGATGTCCTCATCGGTATAGATAACCACCTTATCGAAAAGGCCCGCAAGGCAAAAGTTTTAAAAGCCTACAAACCTACGGCCTCAGACAAAATAGATTCGGAAGTTCTTATTGCCGATGACTGGCTTTTAACCCCCTTTGACTACGGCTTTTTTGCCTTTATGTTCGACACAAAAGCCAAAATCAAAAAGCCCTTATCCTTAAAAGAGTTGACCGATTCGGCTTATGCAAAAAAGATTGTTATTTTGGATCCGAGTTCCAGCACAACAGGACTGGGTTTAGTCTCGTGGACAAAGGCCGTTTTTGGCGATAAGTATCTTGACTTTTGGAAGGCCCTCAAACCGAACATCTTTGCCATGGCTCCCAAGTGGAGTACGGGCTACGGCTATTTTACAGCCGGAGAAGCTCCCATAGCCATCTCTTACACAAGCAGCCTCGCCTCCCATGTTCTATATGACAAAACAAACCGATTTCAACCATTGATTTTTGAAGAAGGGCATATTATTCAGATTGAAGGCATGGGTATTGCCGCCAATGCAGCTAACACTAAAGGAGCAAAGGAATTTATAGACTTTATGCTGACGGAAGAAGCTCAAAGCCTCCTTCCCGAAACGCAGTTTATGTATCCCGTTATCAAGGGGCTTGCTCTTCCTGCTTCTTATAAGGATGTTCCCAAACCTGCAAAAGTTTTGCGTATTCCTTCAGAAGATCAAACCGAATCGGTAAATGCCGTAATCAATGTTTTACAAAAATAAAAAACAAGGCCGAGATACTCGACATGAGCGAGTTTCTCGGCCGAGCGGCCTATCAAAGGCTGGCCGCCTTGTTTTACCGCTCGGCGGCCTCATCTTTTTTCTTGTACTTCTTTCTTTTTTTCTTCCGCTGATTTTAAGCTTTGTTCCTTTATTTTCTTCACGCTTTGACTTTTCGCATATTACGGGAGTAAAAAGCTCTTTTGACTTTTCGCAGATTTTTAGGATTGCAGCCTTTACGGTTTCTCAGGCCTTTTTTTCCGCAGCCCTTGCCTGCACGGTAGGCTTTGCTGCCGCTTATTTTTGTGCAAGAAAAAACTTTCGGGGTAGAAAATTTCTAATGGCTCTGTCGAGTGTCCCCCTCTGCGTACCTGCAATAATTGTTGCCCTTTCCTTTATAATATTTTTCGGGAATAACGGAATCCTCAATTCTTTTTTAAAGAGCTTATTAAACCAAGACGAACCGCCTGTCAATTTTGTGTTTTCGATGACGGGAGTAATTATAATCCACGGCTTTTACAACTTTCCCCTCGCAATGAAAACAATTTCTCAAGTCTGGGAACGCTTAAGCGAAGATGAACCTAATGCAGCCCTCCTTTTAGGGGCAAGTAAATTTAGAATCTTTAAGACCATAACCTTTCCGGCTCTTTTAAATTCGATAGCCGTTTCCTTTTTGTTGATTTTCCTTTTTTGCTTTTTTAGTTTTATAATAATCCTGCTTTTCGGAGGCCTTGCCCTTACTACCTTAGAGGTAGAACTTTACAAGGCAGCCCGCACAAAATTAGATATGAACCTTGCCGCAAAGATAGCCCTCACCGAAATCTCCGCGGCCTTAATTTTAATCTTCATCTATTCTAACCTGCAAAAAAAGATGAGAGTACAAAACGAAAACCTAAAGGGAATAAGGGAGAGGACTGCAATAAAAGGCTTTGGACAAAAAGTGTTTTTTAGCTTCACGATTTTTATAATTATTCTTTTTTTAATAGCACCCTTATTTTCTATCTTTTTACATTCTACATATAATGTAAATTATACTTCTATCTTTAATAAATTCTTTTATTTTAAGGCATGGAAAAATATTTTTTTATCCCGAACTTTTTGGACGGCTCTTTGGACAAGCATCAAAATCGGCATTCTTACTGCCCTTGTAAGCCTCATAGCTTCTTTGTTCTTTGCATACATTACCGTCTTTTATAACCGGAGAAAAATATACGCGATTCCCTATCTGCCCTTGGCCGTTTCATCGGTAATGCTGGGCTTCGGATGGCTCTTGTTAAGACCCAACGGAACGGAGCTCATTTTAATCTTTGCACAAAGCTCCCTTGCATGGCCCTTTGCGTGGACTCAAATACAGACCTCACTTTTACGCATTCCTCAAAATATTATCAATGCGGCAGTCTTGCTTTCACCGGACAAAAAAACGGCCTTTTTTAGGGTGATAGTACCCATGTGCAAGAAGGGCATCTTTTCCGCCTTGGCCTTTGTCTTTGCCATAAGTGCGGGAGATGCTTCCTTACCAATAGTTTTAAACATACCGCGTTTTAATAACCTTGCCCTGCTGATCTTCGATTATGCTTCTTCATACCGCTTTGTAGAATCTTCTGCGGTTGCAGTCGTCTTAAGCCTTATGACCGGCTTTGTTTTCTTTTTACAGGAAAAAGAAACTTAAGGAGAAACCGATGGAAAACGAAAAAGCATTTTTACAGCTTAAAAACATAAAAAAACATTTTACCGAAAAAGATATTTCCATTTCTTTTGAATTAAAAAAAGGAAAAGCTCTTGCCCTCCTCGGTCCTTCGGGCTGCGGTAAAACAACGGTTTTAAAAATAATCGCAGGCCTTGTCCCTCCGGATTCGGGAGAAATCATTTTGGACGGAAAAAATATCAATCACACTCCTCCCGGCAAACGCGGAATCGGAATGGTCTTTCAGGATTACGCCCTCTTCCCTCATCTCAATGTTGAAGAAAATATTTTCTATGGCTTGGTCTCCCAAGGCATGTCCAAAAAGGAAGCCCGCAAGGCCATTACCCCTCTTGTCGAGCTTTTTCATTTGGAGACCTTACAAAAACGCAAAACGGATCTTCTTTCGGGCGGAGAAAAACAAAGGGTTTCTCTTGCACGGAGTCTTGCAGTAAAGCCCGCTCTCATCCTCTTTGATGAACCCCTTTCTGCCCTCGATGCAGACCTCCGCCTGCACTTGCGTAAAGAATTAAGAGTCAAGCAAGAGAGCTTGGGCTACACAGCCGTTTACGTTACCCACGACAAAGATGAGGCTGCAGCCCTTGCCGATGAGGTACTCTACATGGGCTAGAGTTTAGGCTCCGTATTCAAGCAAAAAGTCGATTATGTTTTTGTGGATAATTCCGTCTTGACTAAAATCCATAGAATCCAAGGAAAGTACATATTTAGGAAAATTATCCTTGATTGTCTTATAAACTCCGAATTCCCTTTCCCTTGTGGATTCATCTCCCATTTTATAAGCAACTTGATAATAAGAAATATCGTTTTCCCTTTTTGCTATAAAGTCGATTTCTTTGTCTTTTACCTTGCCTATTGTAACCTCATAACCTCTGGAACGAAGTTCGATATAAACAATATTTTCAAGCACTCTTTCGATGTCTTTTATATTGGAAAATCCTCGTGCCTGCCTAAACCCATGATCCGTCAAATAGTATTTTTCATCGATTTTAAGTACCTTTTTTCCCGCAGTATCGTAGCGTGGAACCTTTTTTATGATAAAAGCTTTACTGCAATAATCCAAATAATTAAGCACCGTATCTGCCGAAACATTTCTATTTTCATTTTTAAAATAATTTTTTATACTGTTTGCAGAAAAGGTGTGTCCTATGTTTTCCATAGCATAATCTAAAATACGGTTAAAAATATCCACATCCCTTATATTATTGTACTGTAAAACATCTTTAACCAAAACGGTATTATAAACATCATTTAAGTATTTAAAAGACGGGATTTCCTCCAAATTAAAATACTTCAAAAAAGGCATCCCGCCTGTTTTAACAAAGGCGAAAAACAAATCTTCCCTAGAAAGCGGCTTACCGTCAAAGCATTTTATAAATTCCCCAAAACTAAAAGGTTGAATTTCAAATTCCACATATCTTCCGGCCAGTAGACTTGAAAGGTCTCCTGAAAGCAAGCCGGAATTTGAGCCTGTAAGATAAATATCGCAATCCAAATCAACCCGTAATCCGTTTATAACCTGCTCCCAATTTTCTACAAACTGTATTTCATCAAAGAAAAAATATATTCTTCCGGTTAAGTCTTTGATCAATGGCTTGAGGTATTCTATCAAGACTTCGGCCTTATTTACCGTAAAAAGCTCTATGGATTCAAAATTAAGATAAATTTTATTTTTATCGGGTATATGGCTAAAAACCTCATCTTTTATGAGCAGTAAAATAGTTGATTTTCCAACCCGTCTCATACCGGATAGTACCTTAATAATGGGCTTATCGATAAACTGCCGGATTTTTTCCATATAGCGTGATCTTACAATATAGCTCATTCCGTTACCTCTTCTAATTCGATTATAGTCGAAATATAAGATAAAATCAAGAAAAATTTCGATTATAATCGATAAAATGAGTATTTTCTATTATAATTTCGATTATAGTCGAAAGATGTAGGTGCTTTTGCTGTAGTTTCTATTATAATCGAAATTATAGGACGGCTTTATTCCTTATATATTTTGAAGATCGGCCGCTGCCGATAATTTTGATAAACCCTTCCTTTAGCATAGAGCCTAAGACGGCCTCAACAGTTGTGGGGCTAATATCGGGATGAATTTTGCATATTTCAGATTTTGAAATTGGGGTAAGGCTGTTTAAAACACAGGCTTCAACTCTAGCCGTTTTTGTAACTTTTTTTCCGTGCAGAACGGCAAACCGCTTATCAAGTTCTTTATAACATCGATAAAGGGTGGACAAAAAGTTTTCGATAAAAGGGATATAGTCATTTTTATTTTCATGCCAATAATGTGAAGATTTTTTTAGAGAATCATAATAGTACGATTTATAATTATTTATCTGCTCCTCAAAAGAAACATATTTACCCGTATCATATCCGTTTTTATATAACAAAAGCAAGGATAATAACCTTGACATTCTTCCGTTTCCGTCTTTAAAAGGGTGAATGCATAAAAAATCGAGAATGACACATGGTATCAATAATAACTGATTAATACCGCTGTCA
Proteins encoded in this window:
- a CDS encoding PsbP-related protein, which gives rise to MKKKLSLIFFSLFLICYLSSQDYYTDDFKDFTFEMPDEWEIMDYKGLKYKVIYGASVNGYNQTMIFISQEGQGTIEEAVNNYIEELQTSRPDYKLLKSESFENNYKLEAKKLVIEIPEEKLNLKQYFYLFKHNDMLFICSALLTQEAAAETEEVLDAAMKTFQIIDKEE
- a CDS encoding amidase domain-containing protein codes for the protein MGKKTNRAKLFFILFIIILWIIAILKLYPIIKEAKEGKSGSSKHDVTVKAKPKKENTKEEFFFRKYAESLYSEYYDISDVSVYDYIPDDENYNSNEKFYFVVIEKKLKFNSVYQLPFVAGMKKAVEYFKNNKKALNQYNKKTTDLKKYIGKKQIENNIFKITFTEKDSFENIKIEIATYHTKIDAFSLKPPESDVLMQNGFDFIKYHVNTNSKKVDYNNAAAVGYANRYTSNPLNMSSDMSVWNPEYKTYENDCANYVSQCIYAGGISTTEAWYPESLIWIRTGSPRYDNSGVTTYMQNKKLFYTTNYSAVSEGGFICLTKESHVVFIVSNDSITILFNGHTNDRKMVSFPHLNESEAIYLTSNN
- a CDS encoding transporter associated domain-containing protein, which codes for MQKIKAFFHQQNLRRSAARFAGRIEIVLSFAMLIGILILSIEIFFDLKEMVYAFIYSNKIPSFSEFLSLIFSLVIGLEFVNMLIKHTPGSALEVVLYTIARKIIADHGSMVDALLGVVAIAILFAVKKYLNEGGEYGTGNECDYIVNGGTSIHEINHRLDSDFDEAYGNTVAGYLFNYLKQQGRSPHLGLEADIGEYKFIIHEMDNDLIRYIKILPIKEHKN
- a CDS encoding thiamine ABC transporter substrate-binding protein encodes the protein MKNHLRSILIFSFLIIGCAALFAGGAKESDGTKVVVYTTKSFAADYGPGPKIAELFKAKTGKEVEYVICKEGVLNRVILEGKASTADVLIGIDNHLIEKARKAKVLKAYKPTASDKIDSEVLIADDWLLTPFDYGFFAFMFDTKAKIKKPLSLKELTDSAYAKKIVILDPSSSTTGLGLVSWTKAVFGDKYLDFWKALKPNIFAMAPKWSTGYGYFTAGEAPIAISYTSSLASHVLYDKTNRFQPLIFEEGHIIQIEGMGIAANAANTKGAKEFIDFMLTEEAQSLLPETQFMYPVIKGLALPASYKDVPKPAKVLRIPSEDQTESVNAVINVLQK
- a CDS encoding ABC transporter permease, with amino-acid sequence MFYKNKKQGRDTRHERVSRPSGLSKAGRLVLPLGGLIFFLVLLSFFLPLILSFVPLFSSRFDFSHITGVKSSFDFSQIFRIAAFTVSQAFFSAALACTVGFAAAYFCARKNFRGRKFLMALSSVPLCVPAIIVALSFIIFFGNNGILNSFLKSLLNQDEPPVNFVFSMTGVIIIHGFYNFPLAMKTISQVWERLSEDEPNAALLLGASKFRIFKTITFPALLNSIAVSFLLIFLFCFFSFIIILLFGGLALTTLEVELYKAARTKLDMNLAAKIALTEISAALILIFIYSNLQKKMRVQNENLKGIRERTAIKGFGQKVFFSFTIFIIILFLIAPLFSIFLHSTYNVNYTSIFNKFFYFKAWKNIFLSRTFWTALWTSIKIGILTALVSLIASLFFAYITVFYNRRKIYAIPYLPLAVSSVMLGFGWLLLRPNGTELILIFAQSSLAWPFAWTQIQTSLLRIPQNIINAAVLLSPDKKTAFFRVIVPMCKKGIFSALAFVFAISAGDASLPIVLNIPRFNNLALLIFDYASSYRFVESSAVAVVLSLMTGFVFFLQEKET
- a CDS encoding ABC transporter ATP-binding protein, with the protein product MENEKAFLQLKNIKKHFTEKDISISFELKKGKALALLGPSGCGKTTVLKIIAGLVPPDSGEIILDGKNINHTPPGKRGIGMVFQDYALFPHLNVEENIFYGLVSQGMSKKEARKAITPLVELFHLETLQKRKTDLLSGGEKQRVSLARSLAVKPALILFDEPLSALDADLRLHLRKELRVKQESLGYTAVYVTHDKDEAAALADEVLYMG
- a CDS encoding ATP-binding protein, with the translated sequence MSYIVRSRYMEKIRQFIDKPIIKVLSGMRRVGKSTILLLIKDEVFSHIPDKNKIYLNFESIELFTVNKAEVLIEYLKPLIKDLTGRIYFFFDEIQFVENWEQVINGLRVDLDCDIYLTGSNSGLLSGDLSSLLAGRYVEFEIQPFSFGEFIKCFDGKPLSREDLFFAFVKTGGMPFLKYFNLEEIPSFKYLNDVYNTVLVKDVLQYNNIRDVDIFNRILDYAMENIGHTFSANSIKNYFKNENRNVSADTVLNYLDYCSKAFIIKKVPRYDTAGKKVLKIDEKYYLTDHGFRQARGFSNIKDIERVLENIVYIELRSRGYEVTIGKVKDKEIDFIAKRENDISYYQVAYKMGDESTREREFGVYKTIKDNFPKYVLSLDSMDFSQDGIIHKNIIDFLLEYGA